GAGAACTTGTCGTAAACCTTGACGCTGGCAACGCCCATATGGTGCTTGATGCAGCGTCCCTCGATGCGGGTGGACAGCCGCGAGCCGATCTCCTGCGCCAATTGCGGCGTGACCTTCTTGCCCAGGAAGCCGGCTACTTTCCCGGCGTGCGCGGCCAGCACCGCCTGACGCGACAGCACGTCGTACAGCGGCACCAGCGTCTGTTGGCTGCGGAACATCAGGTCAGTGGAATACTCGGCCTGCCGCAGGCTCCAGTGGTAGGTCTGGCCGAACACGTCGAGCACCGGGCACAGCCACTGCGCGTAGCGGTCCAGTCGCTCATGCAGCATATCGGGGCTCAGCGCGTCGGCGATGGCCTGTGCACGGTCCATATCGGCAATGCGCAAAAAGGCGTTGTCGGCCTGCACGAACCCGATGCCCTCGCGCTTGAGCGCACGGGCCACGGCGCCGTGGCCATTGCAGTAGAACTGCAAGCCGAACGGTGCCCAGGTCGGGACCCTGAGGTAGCACAGCCCGAGTTCGTCATCGATGAAGTAGAAGTAGTAGTGCAGACACTTGCCCGTCTCGGGGCGCAGGTAGGTCTTGCCGCTGCTCTTGTCGTGCCACGGCTTGTAGCTCGGGCAGGCCTCCATCGCCGAGATGACGTGCACCAGCCCGGGTGCATCGCCACGCCCCTGCAGCACGCGTGCCACCAGATCTTCCTTGCGGATGTGGCTCTTGTTGACGTGCTCAATCTCGATGCCGGCGGCAGCGCAGACCTCTTGCGCGCGCACACGGATGCGTTCGCGCAGCGGTTCGGCGAACCTGGCGTAGTCGAATAGGCGAATGCCGTTGGCGTTCAGAAAACTCGTCATGCCCGCTGCGTAGCACGCGCCAGGCAGCGTGCCCGTGATCAGGATTCGGTCAAAGCACGACAGCACGCCGTGCAAATTCGCCGCGTAACGCTCAATCAGATCGGCCTTCATGGTTCACTTCGGCATCGGCTGGCTATATGGCTACGCATCGTACTACCTGTTTGGTTCCGGCTCGTCCGGCTTAGGCAGCACAAGTTTGCTGTCGTCCTGGATCGCAAGCGGCACGCTGATGGAGCCAGTGTTGAGCCAAGCCGTGAAGAATGAGATGGCATCGCGTTTCGCCACCGTCGCTTTGCGGGCGTACGCCGACGCGGCCACGACCATTAGTGGATACTTCGTCGCTATTCTTGCCCTCCGGCTATTCATGGCAGATCGGCCTCACGATTTCTATCCCGAGGGACAACAACGGTCGCACGCAACCAACTTCGCTGCGGCAAAAGCCGCACTGCTACGTTCAAACAGCGTCGACATCCGAATTGAGACCGCAGCGACTCGGGGCACATATCATTGACATGGGTCCGGGCATCACGCGTCACAGTCAGTTTGGGCAGCAAACGAATTGCCGCCGCAAGCACTTGAAAGGACAACTCCACAAGATGGCGCTCGAGCCGGAGGCCGGGCAGCTGGTTCCAAAGTCCTACTTGAAGCAATCCGGTTGCAAGTCTGCTCCAGCATGTGGCGACGGCGCATCAGTCCGAAATCCGCTGAAGGTTGCCCACATCATCTTCTGAAAAGTCCAGCAACTTCGAAAGCCTATCGCGCGAACGGCGAGGGGCAATCTTTTCATTCTCGCAAGAACTGGTGCTGGCCGACCGGGTTTTTCTGCCGCGTAAATCCCATTCCGAGCTCGCTTTGTCCCGGCCTCGGCTACTGACAAATGTTCCCAATCGATGTCGTCATCGCACATCACCAGCTAAAACATTTTGATGCAACGCTCGCGGTCCATATCCGCAAGTTGATGTCGTCGACCACTTGCCGCGCTTAGCGCGAATCGATGAAAAAAAGCGGTTGCATTACGATCGTAATGCTATATTATGATCGTAATTACATCGGTCGTGACGAACCTCTTGTCGAGGTCCGTACTACTGCGTCACATTATTTATGTGAGGACATATGAACGATAAGATCGCCGCTTCAACTGAAACTCCCGGATCACAAGTGCTGGAGTTCGCCTCACTCGGGCTCGCTGCAGCTGCGGACGCGATACGCAGTGGTGATATCACCTCAGAGTCGTACGCCAGCGCGTTGCTATACCAGGCTCGAGCGCATGCTGACCTGAATGCCTTCATCGCCATTGACGAAGACGCCTTGCTTCAGGCTGCGAAAGACGCGGACAAGGCACGCTCCGCAGGAGTAGAGGCGCCCCTATTGGGTGTCCCCGTTGGGATCAAGGACAGCTATCTGACGGCGGGGCTGGCCACAAGCATCGGCCTTGAACGCCTGGCGCATTTCGTCCCCACCGAGGACGCCGATGCAGTCCGCGCCGTTAAGGATGCAGGAGCTCTCGTCTTCGGCAAGAACAACCTGGTAGAGATGTCCTATGGGCTGACTGGGCATAACGAGCACTTCGGCCAAGTCAAGAACCCGCGCGCCTTGGAGCGTGTTACGGGTGGGTCGTCAAGCGGTTCTGCAGCCTCCGTGGCTGCCGGGATAGTGCCCGCTTCCTTGGGAGGCGATACAGTCGGATCCATTCGTGTGCCAGCATCACTCTGTGGCGTCGTCGGGTTTAAGCCGACTACGGGACGCTGGCCCCGTAACGGCGTCGCACCGATTTCCCACACTCTCGACACAACGGGCGTATTCGCGCGTAGCGTTGAGGATTGCATACTGTTGGACGAAGTCGTGACCGGCGATCAGACTGCCGAGTCCGTCGAGCGGGATTCCAACCTCGTCGGAGCTCGGCTGGCGTTCGCGCCCCGACAGTTTTTGGAGTTGGTGGACCCGGAAGTCGAGGAGCGATTTCGCGAGGTGGTACGCCAGTTGAAGGACGCCGGCGCGGAGGTGTTCGAGATTGATCTCGGGGAAGATTTCAACTCACTCATCCAGACAGCTACGTGGGGAATTTTCGGCCACGAGACGCAAGGCGCCATTTCGGACTTCCTGCGTCTGCATGGTATCCCGACTACTTTCGGCGAGATCTACGAGGGCCTGAAGCCGCAGCTTCGCCAAGCGTGGGAGTACATGGTACTGCCCAGCGGTGCCGGTGCTACATCCGTGCAGGACTACAAGGTTGCACTCAGTGTGAGTCGTCCCGAAATCCAGCGCAGGCTGAATCAGGCGTTCGTAAGTCAGGGTGCCAATGCCATTCTGCAGCCGACCACACCCTGCACGGCGCCTTTGATCGGAGAGCAAGAGGGGCTTCGCATCGCTGGCCAGGAAGTCAGCACGCTCGCTTTGGCGAATCACACTTTGTTGGCCAGCAGCGTAGGTCTTCCGGGTATCAGCCTACCGGCGGGCCTCTCTCGCGCCGGTCTTCCGATTGGTCTTGAGCTCGACGCGCCCTTGGGGAGCGACCGGGCGCTTTTGAGCCTTAGTCGCCATATCGAGCGCATCTTGGGCACTGTGCCGCCGTCGCTTTGATGCCGCCGCCCCTTTCCGAGCAAAGGGGCTGACCTCACACCACTGAACCGAGGATTAACAGATGGCCAATGTAATGTGTTCCACCCATACAGTTTCAATCGAGCACGTCACCATCAGATCGACGAATGCCTTCGATGACGTGCGAGCCAAGCTCGAGAGCTTGACGCCCCAAATCGATGACGGCATCTTTACTCTTCTGAGGTACGGTGAAAGCACGCGCGCGCTGCAAGAACTGCTAGCATCTCCTCCGCTAACGATTTTCGGGCAGCGTGACCACGGAGCACTGCTGGCTATTGCTGGTCTGCGCCACCGGTCGGTACAGTACGATATTGGCAATCCGCTCACCGCATCGAAGATGACCCGTCATCAATTATCTGCTGGGCTTTATGCGCCCATCCGCGTGTTGCTACACGACAGTGGTGATCGCGGTGCTGTGTTTGAATACGATCGTCCGGCCTCGGTTTTCGGCCAGTTCGGCAGCGAAGAAGTCAATATCGTGGCTCGTCAGCTCGATCGCGACCTCCAAACCTTGTTGGAGGCGGCTGCAGGCTGACGGCTGCGCGCACCAAGGAAGAGAAGATGCGTTTTGAAAAAGGTCACAAAGCCGCGACTCGACAGCATATTCTCGAGGCTGCCTCAAAATGCTTTCGCAGCGAAGGGGTTTCCGGCGCAGGCATCAGCGGGATCATGGGAGCGGCAGGCCTGACCAACGGCGCCTTTTATGCGCACTTTGACTCTAAGGACGCGCTTGTCCGAGAGGCGGTAAGTAGCGCCCTCGCGGAACGGCAGCAGAGCCTCGAAGAGAAAGTTGAAATGGGCGCTGACCTCGAGGAAGTAATCCGAAGCTATCTCAATCAGGCTCATCGGGCAGACCCTGCATGCGGATGCCCGTCGGCGGCTTTGCTCCCTGAGATCGCACGGCAGTCTGAGCCAACCCGGACAACTTATGAGCACGGGCTGAAATGCTTCGTTTCAACATTGGCTGCATTGCTCCCCGAGGCTGATTCCAATCGCGCCGATCGTCGGGCGACAGCCATCTTCGGTCTGATGGTTGGAACCCTTCAATTAGCGCGGGCGGTTCCGAGCATCGCAAGGGCGGAGCAAATCCTGGAAGCGGGGGTCGAAGCAGCGCTCCTTCTTGCTGGAGAACCGCGCGAGTGAGGGCCTTGAGGCGCGTGCCGATGTTCCCGACCGATCCATTTCAAAGTTTCGGTGCTTAAGGACCTACTGGTAGCCGCCGGCTGCGAGCGTGCAGCGAGCCGTTCCAGTTTCTGCCCCTCGGCGTAATGAACAGCGCAGGCGCCTAGCGCAGAGGTCCCAGTCCACTCGTTCAAGGTTTCCTCGGAGCAATTCACGTGGTCATGCGCAATGTGGGCGGCGTACTTCGCTCCGTGCAATTCTCCGCTTCCTATCTAATGCATGGCTCCTTCCGGAAGGCGCTCCTTCCAACTGACTAGTCGTACTGTGTCATATAATTAGTTGCGCGCTCTATTGCCGTACAGGAAGAGAGAGCCATCGTTGCATGAGCCTTAGTCCAAGCAGGATGCGCAACGTAGTTATGGAATCAGGAACGTGACGTTGAGCGCGCTGGACTGCCCCGGGGGATGTAATCCGGGGGAAGGGAAGGCAGCGCGCGTTCAACGAAGTTTTTTTTATCGCGTCCATCTGATTGCATTCTGAGTCGCTGAGCCATCAGAAACCCATACGCAGCGATACTCAGTGTGGCGTGGTGGTGAAAGCCGCGCCAGCCACGCCCTTCGTAATGACCCAGTCCGAACTCCTGCTTCAGATCCTGGTAGTCGCGCTCGATGCGCCAGCGCATCTTGGTTACGAACACAAGCTGTTCAAGTGTCGCCTCCTCGGGGGCAGTCGTGAGAAAGTACTTGAGCGGCTCCGTATCGCCATCGGGCCATTCAACGAGCAGCCATTCTTCGTCACGAACGGTACTTCGCTCATTGTCGCGATGTGCGGGACGAACCCGTACGGCGGCAAAGCGGGAGGAAAGTGCTGCGTTGCTGCCTTCCCGCCAGGTGACGGTTTGCCAGCCGTTCACGGGTAATTGCATGGCCAGTTCCTTTACCGCGATCGGTTCGTGGCCGGGCCCACGGCGCAACAATGTCGGTGGCTTGCCGCGCCCGCTCCAGGGCCTGGGCGGAAGCGGCGCCGTACCTGGCGCCCACACAGAGGTGCCCGGCCGGATCCCTACCGCGTACAACAAACCCAGTTCAGTTACGCCCTCCCGGAAAGCGGTTTCGTCGCCGTAACCAGCATCGGCCAGCACGATGCCCGGCGCAACGCCGGATGCTATCGCCTGGCGAAGTTGGGCCAGCGCAATCTGGGGCTTGGTCTCGAAGGCAAGCCCGTCGGGAATGCCCGCGCGACGGGCACGCTCCCGGTCGTCAATCCATTCCTTGGGGACATACAGCTGCCAGGCAATCGGCAGGCTGCCGCGTTGCGTCGCGATCGACAGGCTCACGGCGACCTGACAGTTGTCCTGTTTGCCGAGCTGCCCACAGTACTGACGTGCCACCCCGACCGAATGACGCCCCTTCTTTGGAAAACCTGTGTCGTCAATAATCCAGTAGTAGCCGGATTCTTCAGCAGCGTGCGCGCCTAACGCGGGCATCACCCATTCGCGTACCCGCTGCAAGACCGCCCGGTCTGACCATTCTGCCTTGGCTACAAAGTGGTGGAGTGACTGGTGCTTCGCACTCGCGTGAAGTGGGTCAATATGTGCGGCCATTGGCTCGACGCTCTTGCGTGACAACGGCAAGACCAGGCCCGAACAGTAGCCCTTGAGGCCGGCATGCCGATCGGCGTGCCCTAACACCTGCGCCAGATGGTCCAGATACGCGTCAAATTCGTCGACATCTTCTCTCATCGCGATCGCCCGGAGTCTGTATTATTCAATAGTACCAGGTATCACTCCACCGCAAATATTTTTTATGACACAGTCAGACTAGGCGGCTCCCGATGTTCGGTTCGCGCCGAGTTCGACCGGCGCGAACTGCGGTAAATTTCAAGCTAGATGTCGCCTCAACGATTAAATTTAGGCGGCTTTTTGCTCCTGTCGGTGGTCGCGTTTGATGGGTTCGAAGTTGTCTGTCTGATCGGGATTCAGGTGGACTGTGTGTACGCGCTTCCAGTTTCGCGTGGGGCCTTTCCATCGTAGCGGATTGCGCTGCTTTGCCGCCTCGTAGAGCGTCGCGCGGCGAGCCGACGACAAGTCGCGACACGTGTCGAAGATCGACTTGTGATCGGGATAATGCGCGTATATACTCGCATCATGCTTTCGACATATCTGTGAAAGTTCTCAGCACGTCGCAGCGCAATCGGTCAAGTATCAACGGAGTCCTAAGATGCCCGAACAGCTTTTTTCTCCCCTCAGGGTCGGCAACATTCAGCTCGAGCATCGGGTCGTCATGGCGCCCCTGACGCGAACGCGTGCGAAGGATCCAGGACGCACACCGCATCAACTGAACGCCGAGTACTATGGACAGCGGGCGTCGGCTGGAGGATTGATAATTTCAGAGGGATCGCCTGTTTCAGAAGCTGCACACGGACTGCCGGGGACACCTGGGATTTACACTTCGGAGCAAGTCGCTGGCTGGCAAAAAGTGACGGATGCCGTACATCAGAGAGGCGGCCGCATTTTTTTGCAACTGTGGCACGTCGGACGAATATCGCATCGCTCGCATCAGCCACGTGACGCTCGTCCAGTCGCGCCCTCTGCGATCGCAGCGAGCGGCTATGGAATGTCGGCTGACTTCCAGCGCGTGCCATACGAAGAGCCTCGTGCCCTATCGACGAAAGAAGTCGCTGCTGTAGTTCAGGACTTCGTTCACGCTGCCCGAAATGCAATGGCAGCTGGCTTTGATGGAATTGAAATCCATGCGGCGAATGGTTATCTCATTGAACAATTCCTTCATGACAGGACCAACCAACGCACAGACGCATATGGTGG
The DNA window shown above is from Paraburkholderia sp. BL10I2N1 and carries:
- a CDS encoding winged helix-turn-helix domain-containing protein, which codes for MKADLIERYAANLHGVLSCFDRILITGTLPGACYAAGMTSFLNANGIRLFDYARFAEPLRERIRVRAQEVCAAAGIEIEHVNKSHIRKEDLVARVLQGRGDAPGLVHVISAMEACPSYKPWHDKSSGKTYLRPETGKCLHYYFYFIDDELGLCYLRVPTWAPFGLQFYCNGHGAVARALKREGIGFVQADNAFLRIADMDRAQAIADALSPDMLHERLDRYAQWLCPVLDVFGQTYHWSLRQAEYSTDLMFRSQQTLVPLYDVLSRQAVLAAHAGKVAGFLGKKVTPQLAQEIGSRLSTRIEGRCIKHHMGVASVKVYDKFSHVLRIETTINDVSFFKHHRKVEHRNGQSTYELAALRKTIYSLFDLREIMLGCNQRYLAFLSSLDDPSAGERDLQRLSQSRVGSNERRVKGLNFFNGGEQALLRALQRGEFNVHGLRRADLARHVDMSAPVLSRQLSRLRTLGLIKKVAHTYRYYLTRLGRAAIAAACSLTRFNIVPILAAAH
- a CDS encoding amidase family protein, producing the protein MNDKIAASTETPGSQVLEFASLGLAAAADAIRSGDITSESYASALLYQARAHADLNAFIAIDEDALLQAAKDADKARSAGVEAPLLGVPVGIKDSYLTAGLATSIGLERLAHFVPTEDADAVRAVKDAGALVFGKNNLVEMSYGLTGHNEHFGQVKNPRALERVTGGSSSGSAASVAAGIVPASLGGDTVGSIRVPASLCGVVGFKPTTGRWPRNGVAPISHTLDTTGVFARSVEDCILLDEVVTGDQTAESVERDSNLVGARLAFAPRQFLELVDPEVEERFREVVRQLKDAGAEVFEIDLGEDFNSLIQTATWGIFGHETQGAISDFLRLHGIPTTFGEIYEGLKPQLRQAWEYMVLPSGAGATSVQDYKVALSVSRPEIQRRLNQAFVSQGANAILQPTTPCTAPLIGEQEGLRIAGQEVSTLALANHTLLASSVGLPGISLPAGLSRAGLPIGLELDAPLGSDRALLSLSRHIERILGTVPPSL
- a CDS encoding DUF302 domain-containing protein; translation: MANVMCSTHTVSIEHVTIRSTNAFDDVRAKLESLTPQIDDGIFTLLRYGESTRALQELLASPPLTIFGQRDHGALLAIAGLRHRSVQYDIGNPLTASKMTRHQLSAGLYAPIRVLLHDSGDRGAVFEYDRPASVFGQFGSEEVNIVARQLDRDLQTLLEAAAG
- a CDS encoding TetR/AcrR family transcriptional regulator, with translation MRFEKGHKAATRQHILEAASKCFRSEGVSGAGISGIMGAAGLTNGAFYAHFDSKDALVREAVSSALAERQQSLEEKVEMGADLEEVIRSYLNQAHRADPACGCPSAALLPEIARQSEPTRTTYEHGLKCFVSTLAALLPEADSNRADRRATAIFGLMVGTLQLARAVPSIARAEQILEAGVEAALLLAGEPRE
- a CDS encoding IS701 family transposase, which codes for MREDVDEFDAYLDHLAQVLGHADRHAGLKGYCSGLVLPLSRKSVEPMAAHIDPLHASAKHQSLHHFVAKAEWSDRAVLQRVREWVMPALGAHAAEESGYYWIIDDTGFPKKGRHSVGVARQYCGQLGKQDNCQVAVSLSIATQRGSLPIAWQLYVPKEWIDDRERARRAGIPDGLAFETKPQIALAQLRQAIASGVAPGIVLADAGYGDETAFREGVTELGLLYAVGIRPGTSVWAPGTAPLPPRPWSGRGKPPTLLRRGPGHEPIAVKELAMQLPVNGWQTVTWREGSNAALSSRFAAVRVRPAHRDNERSTVRDEEWLLVEWPDGDTEPLKYFLTTAPEEATLEQLVFVTKMRWRIERDYQDLKQEFGLGHYEGRGWRGFHHHATLSIAAYGFLMAQRLRMQSDGRDKKNFVERALPSLPPDYIPRGSPARSTSRS
- a CDS encoding alkene reductase, whose product is MPEQLFSPLRVGNIQLEHRVVMAPLTRTRAKDPGRTPHQLNAEYYGQRASAGGLIISEGSPVSEAAHGLPGTPGIYTSEQVAGWQKVTDAVHQRGGRIFLQLWHVGRISHRSHQPRDARPVAPSAIAASGYGMSADFQRVPYEEPRALSTKEVAAVVQDFVHAARNAMAAGFDGIEIHAANGYLIEQFLHDRTNQRTDAYGGSLENRCRFAVEIAEAVTEVWGEDRVGIRLSPFGTANDSGGTDPVSLYTYLIRRLASLNLAYLHLVEPRASGAGQAEVDHKDVPSASQIFRPVWPRVLIAAGNYTRDGALAAIANGHADAIAFGRLFIANPDLPLRLKCDARLNRYDRATFYGGHAVGYTDYPFLSQGEGVA